TGTGGaccaaagttattaaaataattattttgtcttttagaaTGAGAAATGGTATCAAGTGATGAATGGTTGAATGAGCAAAGTCTGAATTGCAGGCTTTTCTATAAAAGGTAACAGACAAATGAAGACATAAGTGAAATGAGGATCCAACATCAGGCACTTTTTGTGAAGACTAAAGGAAAttagtgtttttaaaaggaaagcaaggaaagaatGGCTAggggtaaagaaaaaaaaatacattgtggTACAATCTTTTCTCTAAGAGCATTGTGCACATCATTTTACTCTAAGCTTGCTTTTCACAAGCACATTGCTGAGTGATCTTTATGATCTAATGAAAGAAGTCCATACCTTTCCTGATCCCTCCATCAGTAGCACACGTGTAATCACCTGTTGTCAGTAGGAAACATGTTCCccctcttctgtttttgtctctGGTACTAGAGCGTCTGATGGGAGGGAGCCTTTCACCAGGTGAGAGTGGCTGCTCACTTCCTGCACTGTCTTCACCTGATAACACTGGTTAAAGCACCATGCCCATTTACAGACAATAATGAATGAGGAAATGAGACATCACAAAGAGCTTATGTTGAATGCCAGATATTCCCATCACTCAAAAAGTAGTTATAAGGTAAATCATTAGAAAACAAGATTGCAGTTCATCATTCATCAGTACAAAATggcaacaatttttttttttattcaagagCAAGTGATCTTTTGactttcctgttcttttaaGTCTCATATAAGATTTTACTAAAccatgaaataagaaataagcaaCACAAGGCTCAATTAGTTGCCTGATAAAGACTGTAAGTATAGTCAGTCttggatatttttaaatggttttactATTTTGGCTACCCTCTTTATTAAATTAGAGGTCATGCTAGTCATTTTTGCTTAGAATATGTTGtttagcatattttaaagacaacCCCTCCCCCAGAAGGGTTAAATTATCCACATTTTACACTAAAAACCTGTTTAATCACACACACTtagctttcatttctgcatttgctaTCATACTTGCACAGCTTGTCATCATTTGTACCCAACATTAAATGCTGGTTTTGGTCTGTGTATTTTGTCAAACACTGAAACTCTTACCTCTTCTGATTTGAGATTCCCAAAGGactattttcaaaaattatctACTATTTCAGATTCAGGCcacacttcaagaaaaaaaaaaaaactggtaaTGGCATGTTTTTTACTTCAGCTTTACCTTTGCATTTAAACCTGAGCATGTGCTTTTCTGAACTGGCAATGCCAAGGGTGATGCCATTCAGCCTTGAAGTTTTGTACAAAGTTCCTGATGATTCTAATAGCATTCTCTATCAGAAACAAAGTTAGAGCATCTAGTGTGAGTGCTGGCACTACCAAGAAAAAAGTTAACACTTTaaaattcctccttttttgCATATCTGCTTTCTGTCTAACTTTAAGGATTATAACACCTTGTAAATAAAGCTGCAGACACACAAAAGTGTCTCTTTGCTCTGATCACACCGAGCCTCCTCCATTCTGGAATACCTTTGGCAGGACCTGATGGCATGAAAAACCTGTTACCATTATCACTTTAAAGATGTTGTCTGAAAGTGTGTATCAGTCAAAGCACTGTAAAACTAACTACATTCCACCCTCGATGTGAGACCTTTCAAGGGTTTCCAACCTCCTAAATATATTTAGGACACTTAAAAGGCATGTTAACTTTGTGAACACTCACTCGGAGAATGAAACCGAGCTTCTTTGAAGATAAATGCTATTCAGTAACAGAGCAACAGAACAAAGAAGGATATTGTTCAGAGACCGATTTTCCAGGCTcttctttctaaaaaataaatttcagttacTGAATGACACCAGTCatagttttgtgtgtttttttttcttctctcttattAACATTTAGCAACTTTCCAACAGGAGCTTAATGACTGGTATGTGAGTTTTATAATCAGATTATGTTTTGCTTAAGAATAAATACActcaagaaataaacaaacaaaaatccctgctactgaaaaaaaaaaaaaaagacttttaattATACTGAGAGATAAAGTTTCCTCTTTAGTTTGAAGAAAGATGGAATGTGGGGCAGTAGCTTAGAGGGGCAGAGGCTGCCTTTTgatatttgttttcacagcaatTAGCACAAAATACTCCTCATCCAGCATTTGGAACTCTGAGAGATAAGGTAATATAGATCATAAAAATCAACACTAATAATATTGGTGTTGTGAGGGGctgccattttcatttttccaaacaaactCTACATCAGCTTTACAATTATCATCCAATTAATAGTAAATATCATGCAATATCTCATCTAATTCAGATGAAGGAGTTTCTTCTAGCCAGGAAAGCAGAATGccaaatggaaagaaagctaGAAAGAGAATTTCTCCTTATTTCCTTTGAGTGCTGGGCTTTTGATGTAAAGCACCTGCTCCTTTTAAATGACTGCTTCTTTGTAGGATCTTGCTTAACAGGCCACGATGTGGCACAGGCAAAGCTGACACAAGAGACAGACACTGAGGCAAAACACCATGGAGTCCAACAGGGTGGGACACGGTGGCTGCTCAAATAGTCACAGtcatgcagaaaaacaagaaacatcCATACAACGCAACAAACaacaggcaaaagaaaaggtTGATATCATCAGCAGGAAAGCATTCTCAACAGAGCAAGCAAAACTGTATAGACCAGCTACATAGAGGTTTGGGAATGTTGCTATAACTATTTTGTCTACTATGAGACTGACACACGCAAACACTGGAGGGGAGAAGGGTGGGAGCTATGTTTTCTCCTGGCAGAAAGGCTGGCAGCTTTCTGACCCCTACCAAACATACTGGTCTATAAAGTGTTTCCAGAGAACATGCATCTCCAGTGGGGTCCTACCTGATGATCTGTTGTGCTCCATCAACTGGTTGTCCTTGCCAAGGCAGATGTCCCCTTGTGTGCTATTACAGGCCATGTTCAAGTCCGTCTTGCAGAAGGTAGGAGAGCTAGCTTGAGGAGCTGGAGGGATgtgcttcttcctcttcctcggCAGTTTCTGCTTTGCCATGGCCAGGGAGTAGTACATCCCAAAATTGTTAACAATCACAGGCACAGGCATGGCTATGGTAAGCACCCCTGCCAACGCACATAGGGCTCCCACCAGCATGCCTGACCAAGTCCGTGGATACATGTCCCCATACCCCAGGGTGGTCATGGTAACTACAGCCCACCAGAAGCCAATAGGGATATTTTTGAACTGTGTGTGCTCACTTGCTGATGGGTCATTGGGCTGAGCTCCCACCCGCTCTGCGTAGTAGATCATGGTGGCAAATATCAAAACACCAAGTGCCAAGAATATTATCAGCAGCAAAAATTCATTGGTGCTGGCTCGCAGAGTGTGGCCCAGTACCCTGAGGCCCACAAAGTGCCGTGTGAGCTTGAAGATTCGCAGGATCCTCACAAACCTTACCACCCTGAGGAAACCAAGTACATCCTTAGCAGCTTTGGAGGAGAGCCCACTCAGGCCCACTTCTAGGTAAAAGGGCAGGATGGCCACAAAGTCAATGATATTCAAGAGGTTTTTGATGAATTCAAGTttgttgggggaaaaaacaacacgcactaaaaattcaaatgtaaaCCATACCACGCAGACTCCTTCCACGTATGTCAGGGCAGGATCTGTCTCAATTTCATATTGTAGTACAGTTTCTGTTCCATTGACAACctgctcagttttatttataatagTATTGAAAGCCTCATGTGTTTCCAGGCAAAAGGTTGTGATTGAAACTAGGATGAAGAACAAAGAGGCAAAGGCaatgaactgaaagaaaaagagaaaaaaagagacgTCAGAACCACACAGCGCTTCACATTAATAATATCAATAGATCAGTGGTCATTGTAAATCTTTTACTGATTCATCCCCAAATGATTCACAAATTCATAGGCATAAAACTTTGCATCCAGGACAGCTCTCACATGCAGCTCAGGAGTCTGGGAGCAAGGAAAGTCTTGGTTATGGACAGTATGCCAGGGTGAAACTCTTCCAAAAAGTGGTAAAAAATGCTAAATCATCTGAATTCTACCAGTTGTCATGGCACCTTATGAACAGCCCTCAGACAGACCAACTGCAGCAATATTTAAGGCTGTCCACCTCTCACAAGGATAAGAGGGGAAAACTGGGCCAACCTTAATAGTCTTGAGATAATGGTTCAGGAATTAACATCTCTTCTCatcactgccctggggagcctgtcccagtgcccgactgccctctgggtgcagaacctttccctaacacccagcctgaccctcccctgtcccagctccatgccgttccctcgggtcctgtcgctgtctccagagagcagagctcagtgcctgcccctccgctcccctcgggagggagctgcaggccgccatgaggcctcccctcagcctgctctgctctgggctgaacaaaccaagggacctcagctgctcctcatacattttcccctctagaccctgcaccatctttgtagccctcctttggacactctctaacagttttatgtccttctcaTGTTGTGGCACCCAAACCACATGCAGTGCTGAGGTGAGGCCGCCCaacgcagagcagagcaggacaatcccttccctcacccagctggcagtgctgggcctgatgcaccccagggtgtgggtggccctcctggctgccagggcacgctgctggctcgtgttcagcttgctgtcg
This is a stretch of genomic DNA from Cygnus atratus isolate AKBS03 ecotype Queensland, Australia chromosome 1, CAtr_DNAZoo_HiC_assembly, whole genome shotgun sequence. It encodes these proteins:
- the KCNC2 gene encoding potassium voltage-gated channel subfamily C member 2, which gives rise to MGKLEDNERVILNVGGTRHETYRSTLKTLPGTRLALLACESRGESPGAEEPSPPPPNPPPLAGGCPEPGSGCGPRVGGGGGASEFFFDRHPGVFAYVLNYYRTGKLHCPADVCGPLFEEELAFWGIDETDVEPCCWMTYRQHRDAEEALDIFEAPDLLTGEPPPDGDDDDLAAKRLGIEDVGAAAGAADGKGGRWKRLQPRVWALFEDPYSSRAARFIAFASLFFILVSITTFCLETHEAFNTIINKTEQVVNGTETVLQYEIETDPALTYVEGVCVVWFTFEFLVRVVFSPNKLEFIKNLLNIIDFVAILPFYLEVGLSGLSSKAAKDVLGFLRVVRFVRILRIFKLTRHFVGLRVLGHTLRASTNEFLLLIIFLALGVLIFATMIYYAERVGAQPNDPSASEHTQFKNIPIGFWWAVVTMTTLGYGDMYPRTWSGMLVGALCALAGVLTIAMPVPVIVNNFGMYYSLAMAKQKLPRKRKKHIPPAPQASSPTFCKTDLNMACNSTQGDICLGKDNQLMEHNRSSVLSGEDSAGSEQPLSPGERLPPIRRSSTRDKNRRGGTCFLLTTGDYTCATDGGIRKDNCKEVVITGYTQAEARSLS